A window of Komagataeibacter medellinensis NBRC 3288 contains these coding sequences:
- a CDS encoding LysR family transcriptional regulator, which yields MDWDKLRIFHAVAEAGSFTHAGDVLNLSQSAVSRQISALEEALQVPLFHRHARGLILTEQGETLNQTVREVFSKLAMTQSLLTESKEKAAGRLRVTTTTGFGTCWLTPRLHRFMETNPDISITLILEDNDLDLGMREADVAVRMHPPRQPDLIQRHLADFPLPIYASQSYLNDYGTPRTLEELNAHKLILFGGYHPPVPHINWLAETGVPSDERRQARLEVNSLAAMAGAIAAGIGIGSIPLYAASQYPNLVKILPEVPLPTVDAYFVYPEELRTSKRVAVFRDFLLAEINARH from the coding sequence GTGGACTGGGATAAACTCCGGATATTTCATGCAGTAGCCGAGGCAGGGTCCTTCACCCATGCTGGCGACGTGCTTAACCTGAGCCAGTCTGCGGTATCGCGGCAGATTTCAGCGCTGGAAGAGGCACTGCAGGTTCCCCTCTTCCACCGGCATGCCCGGGGGCTGATCCTGACCGAACAGGGTGAGACACTGAACCAGACGGTCCGGGAAGTCTTTTCCAAGCTGGCCATGACCCAGTCCCTGCTGACGGAAAGCAAGGAAAAGGCAGCCGGTCGGTTACGGGTCACCACCACAACCGGGTTTGGTACCTGCTGGCTTACGCCACGGCTGCACCGGTTCATGGAAACCAATCCTGACATCTCGATCACCCTGATCCTGGAAGACAACGACCTGGATCTGGGTATGCGGGAAGCGGATGTGGCGGTACGCATGCACCCGCCACGCCAGCCGGACCTGATCCAGCGCCATCTGGCTGACTTCCCGCTGCCGATCTATGCCTCGCAGTCCTACCTCAATGATTACGGCACACCCCGCACGCTTGAGGAACTGAACGCCCACAAGCTGATCCTGTTTGGCGGCTATCACCCGCCCGTGCCGCACATCAACTGGCTGGCGGAAACCGGCGTGCCGTCGGACGAGCGGCGTCAGGCGCGGCTTGAGGTCAACAGCCTGGCCGCCATGGCGGGCGCAATCGCGGCAGGGATCGGAATCGGGTCGATCCCGCTTTATGCGGCATCGCAGTATCCCAATCTGGTCAAGATCCTGCCGGAAGTGCCGCTGCCGACGGTGGATGCCTATTTCGTCTACCCCGAAGAACTGCGCACATCCAAGCGCGTAGCCGTTTTCCGTGACTTCCTGCTGGCGGAAATCAACGCCCGCCACTAA
- the ihfB gene encoding integration host factor subunit beta — protein sequence MTRSELIAELAAARPHLPIREVERIVQVIFAEVSNALMRGDRVELRGFGAFTVKKRDARTGRNPRTGESVSVDEKVVPFFKAGKELRERVNRAHGTEE from the coding sequence ATGACCAGGTCAGAATTGATCGCTGAACTTGCCGCTGCCCGCCCGCACCTTCCCATCCGGGAAGTGGAACGTATTGTTCAGGTCATATTTGCTGAAGTCAGCAATGCCCTGATGCGTGGTGATCGCGTAGAGTTGCGTGGCTTCGGGGCTTTTACCGTCAAGAAGCGTGATGCACGCACCGGGCGCAACCCGCGCACGGGGGAGAGCGTATCGGTGGACGAAAAGGTCGTGCCGTTCTTCAAGGCTGGCAAGGAACTGCGTGAGCGTGTCAACCGCGCGCATGGCACGGAAGAGTGA
- the sppA gene encoding signal peptide peptidase SppA: protein MDTEPDIVLRATSLHRRLLLWRGGAVAFFVLACIVAVGRVSGGGWAAHRAPHLVHLKVQGIIGSDEHENIEALNRARDDDSVRGLVLEVNSPGGAVTGGETLHDAVAAFARRKPVVVSMGSVAASAGYMVSVPASRIFANRSSLTGSIGVILESPDVSTLLDRVGVHVDQLVSGPMKGQPSVVKPLSPEGRDMLQGVVSDLYGFFVNVVAQDRHMPVARVRELADGRPYTGQQAVPLGLVDEIGSMDDAREWLARKAHLSDTAKMVDIGPAATRSRWQRMIKGIASAVPGAEFVLKESSMLDGAVAIWKL from the coding sequence ATGGATACTGAGCCTGACATCGTTTTGCGTGCCACGTCGCTCCATCGTCGCCTGCTGTTATGGCGCGGTGGAGCCGTGGCTTTTTTTGTGCTTGCCTGCATCGTGGCGGTGGGGCGTGTCTCGGGCGGCGGATGGGCGGCCCATCGGGCACCACATCTTGTGCACCTCAAGGTGCAGGGGATCATCGGTTCTGATGAGCATGAAAATATCGAGGCCCTGAACAGGGCGCGCGATGATGATTCGGTCAGGGGGCTGGTGCTGGAAGTCAACAGCCCCGGCGGTGCCGTAACTGGTGGCGAGACGCTGCATGATGCCGTGGCAGCCTTTGCGCGGCGTAAGCCGGTAGTCGTTTCCATGGGGAGTGTCGCGGCATCGGCTGGTTACATGGTGTCGGTTCCTGCCAGCCGCATCTTTGCCAATCGTTCAAGTTTGACTGGCTCCATCGGGGTCATTTTGGAATCGCCTGATGTCTCGACCCTGCTGGATCGGGTGGGGGTGCATGTTGATCAACTTGTCTCCGGCCCGATGAAGGGGCAGCCTTCTGTTGTGAAACCTCTTTCCCCCGAGGGACGCGACATGCTGCAGGGCGTTGTGTCCGACCTGTATGGCTTTTTTGTCAACGTCGTGGCGCAGGACCGCCACATGCCCGTGGCGCGCGTGCGTGAACTGGCCGATGGCCGCCCCTATACCGGCCAGCAGGCCGTGCCGCTGGGTCTGGTTGATGAGATCGGCAGCATGGACGATGCAAGGGAATGGCTGGCGAGGAAGGCGCATCTGTCCGATACGGCAAAGATGGTCGATATCGGCCCTGCTGCCACCCGCAGCAGATGGCAGCGCATGATAAAAGGGATTGCATCTGCCGTGCCGGGAGCGGAATTCGTGCTGAAGGAAAGTAGTATGCTTGACGGAGCCGTTGCGATCTGGAAACTTTAA